CGTGCTCGCCGCGGGCGGGCTCGATCCGACGTTCGTGATCGGCGGGCGTCTCACGAGCGCCGGGGCGAACGCGCGGCTCGGCACGGGCGACTTCATCGTCGCGGAAGCCGACGAGTCGGACGCGTCGTTCCTGAACCTGTATCCGGTGATCGAGGTCATCACGAACATCGACGCCGATCACATGGACACCTACGGCCACGATTTCGCGCGGCTCAAGCAGGCGTTCATCGAATTCACGCAGCGGCTGCCGTTCTACGGCAGCGCCGTCGTGTGCATCGACGACCCGAACGTGCGGCAGATCGTGCCGCTGATCTCGAAGCCCGTCGTGCGCTACGGCTTCGCGGCGGATGCGCAGGTGCGCGCGGAGAACGTCGAGGCGCGCGACGGCCGGATGCACTTCACGGTGCTGCGCGAGGGGCGCGAGCCGCTGCCCGTCGTCCTGAACCTGCCGGGCCTGCACAACGTGCAGAACGCGCTCGCCGCGATCGCGATCGCGACCGATCTCGACGTGGCCGACACGGCGATTCAGCAGGCGCTCGCGGAATTCAACGGCGTGGGCCGGCGCTTCCAGCGCTACGGGGAGATGCCGGCCGCGGGCGGCGGCGCGTACACGCTGATCGACGACTACGGCCACCATCCGGTCGAGATGGCGGCGACGATCGCGGCGGCGCGCGGCGCGTTCCCGGGCCGCCGGCTCGTGCTCGCTTTCCAGCCGCATCGCTACACGCGCACGCGCGACTGCTTCGACGATTTCGTCAACGTGCTGTCGACGGTCGACGCGCTGGTGCTGACCGAGGTGTACGCGGCCGGCGAGGCGCCGATTTCGACCGCGAACGGCGATGCGCTGTCGCGCGCGCTGCGCGCGGCGGGCAAGGTCGAGCCGGTATTCGTCGCGACGGTCGACGAGGTGCCGGACGCGCTCGCGAAGCTCGCGCGCGCCGGCGACGTGGTGATCACGATGGGCGCGGGCTCGATCGGCGGGGTGCCGGGCAAGCTCGCGCAGGACACGCAACAGAAGGGATGACATGAGCGGGATCGATCCGAAACGTTTCGGCAAGGTGGCGGTGCTGCTCGGCGGGGAATCCGCCGAGCGCGATGTGTCGCTGAACTCCGGCCGGCTGGTGCTGCAGGGCTTGCGCGACGCAGGCATCGACGCGCATCCGTTCGATCCGGCGCAGCGGCCGCTCGCTGCGCTCAAGGACGAAGGCTTCGTGCGCGCGTTCAACGCGTTGCACGGCGGTTACGGCGAGAACGGTCAGATCCAGGGCGCGCTCGATTTCTACGGCATCCGCTACACGGGCAGCGGCGTGCTCGGCTCGGCGCTCGGGCTCGACAAGTTCCGCACGAAGCTCGTCTGGCAGCAGACGGGCATTCCGACGCCGCCGTTCGAGACGGTGATGCGCGGGGACGACTACGCGGCGCGCGCGAAGGACATCGTCGCGAAGCTCGGCATGCCGCTCTTCGTGAAGCCGGCGAGCGAGGGCTCGAGCGTCGCGGTCGAGAAGGTGAAAAGCGCCGATGCGTTGCCCGCCGCACTGGAAGAAGCGGCGAAGCACGACAAGATCGTGATCGTCGAGAAGAGCATCGAAGGCGGCGGCGAATA
Above is a window of Burkholderia thailandensis E264 DNA encoding:
- the murC gene encoding UDP-N-acetylmuramate--L-alanine ligase produces the protein MKHIVKHIHFVGIGGAGMSGIAEVLVNLGYQVSGSDLARNAVTERLEALGARVSIGHDAANIEGANAVVVSTAVRSDNPEVLAARRLRVPIVPRAVMLAELMRLKQGIAIAGTHGKTTTTSLVASVLAAGGLDPTFVIGGRLTSAGANARLGTGDFIVAEADESDASFLNLYPVIEVITNIDADHMDTYGHDFARLKQAFIEFTQRLPFYGSAVVCIDDPNVRQIVPLISKPVVRYGFAADAQVRAENVEARDGRMHFTVLREGREPLPVVLNLPGLHNVQNALAAIAIATDLDVADTAIQQALAEFNGVGRRFQRYGEMPAAGGGAYTLIDDYGHHPVEMAATIAAARGAFPGRRLVLAFQPHRYTRTRDCFDDFVNVLSTVDALVLTEVYAAGEAPISTANGDALSRALRAAGKVEPVFVATVDEVPDALAKLARAGDVVITMGAGSIGGVPGKLAQDTQQKG
- a CDS encoding D-alanine--D-alanine ligase, producing MSGIDPKRFGKVAVLLGGESAERDVSLNSGRLVLQGLRDAGIDAHPFDPAQRPLAALKDEGFVRAFNALHGGYGENGQIQGALDFYGIRYTGSGVLGSALGLDKFRTKLVWQQTGIPTPPFETVMRGDDYAARAKDIVAKLGMPLFVKPASEGSSVAVEKVKSADALPAALEEAAKHDKIVIVEKSIEGGGEYTACIAADLDLPLIKIVPAGEFYDYHAKYIANDTQYLIPCGLDAAKEAEFKRIARRAFDVLGCTDWGRADFMLDAAGNPYFLEVNTAPGMTDHSLPPKAARAVGISYSELVVKVLSLTLD